Proteins from one Corallococcus exiguus genomic window:
- a CDS encoding diacylglycerol/lipid kinase family protein, whose translation MNIAVLVNLRARKGSEGMGGLVRDLLPRARVALTRSLEEAQEWVDQLRHDPPSLLLAGGGDGTITGLLNELRSQGVALPAIGVLPLGTGNAWARVTGAPRPHVALKQIAAYGERLPPLRPFSLVRVEGRVAPFAGTGWDAEMIQDFKNQLAAAGPLKKSQAGLRGYLGAMFTRTVPRHLFGEGNPNVSVYNLGAPALTIDATGAVRPLPNAGEGQLLYQGPAGVAGAATTPEWGFGFKAFPFAQAVPHRLSVRVYGAGVMEATRNMFRLWRGEHPMPRMHDFFVERLRMDFDRDVPFQMGGDVLGMRRSLEFDLAEENVNLVDWRRLGRLVAV comes from the coding sequence ATGAACATCGCCGTCCTCGTCAATCTGCGCGCGCGTAAAGGGTCCGAGGGGATGGGCGGGCTCGTCAGAGACCTGCTCCCCCGGGCCCGGGTGGCCCTGACCCGTTCCCTGGAGGAAGCCCAGGAGTGGGTGGACCAGCTCCGGCATGACCCGCCCAGCCTGCTGCTCGCGGGCGGAGGCGACGGCACCATCACGGGCCTTCTCAACGAGCTGCGCTCCCAGGGTGTGGCCCTGCCGGCCATTGGCGTGCTGCCGCTGGGCACGGGCAACGCCTGGGCCCGCGTCACCGGGGCGCCGCGTCCCCATGTGGCCCTGAAGCAGATCGCCGCGTACGGCGAGCGCCTGCCTCCCCTGCGTCCCTTCTCCCTGGTGCGGGTGGAGGGCCGGGTGGCGCCCTTCGCGGGCACGGGCTGGGACGCGGAGATGATTCAGGACTTCAAGAACCAGCTCGCCGCGGCCGGTCCGCTGAAGAAGTCGCAGGCCGGCCTGCGCGGCTACCTGGGCGCCATGTTCACGCGCACGGTGCCTCGCCATCTGTTCGGCGAGGGCAACCCGAACGTCTCCGTCTACAACCTGGGCGCGCCCGCGCTGACCATCGACGCGACGGGCGCGGTGCGGCCGCTGCCCAACGCCGGCGAGGGGCAGCTCTTGTACCAGGGCCCCGCGGGCGTGGCGGGCGCGGCGACGACGCCGGAGTGGGGCTTCGGCTTCAAGGCGTTCCCGTTCGCGCAGGCGGTGCCGCACCGGCTGTCCGTGCGCGTGTACGGCGCGGGCGTGATGGAGGCCACACGCAACATGTTCCGCCTGTGGCGCGGCGAGCACCCCATGCCGCGCATGCACGACTTCTTCGTGGAGCGCCTGCGGATGGACTTCGACCGCGACGTCCCCTTCCAGATGGGCGGCGACGTGCTGGGCATGCGCCGCTCGCTGGAGTTCGACCTGGCGGAGGAGAACGTCAACCTGGTCGACTGGCGTCGCCTGGGGCGGCTCGTCGCGGTCTAG
- a CDS encoding lamin tail domain-containing protein, with translation MSLPRIVAPLLALLLAACPSSTPPTPVEPSDSGVKADGGASDGGGDQADGGEQVDGGEQVDGGESVDGGESVDGGESVDGGEPGDAGEPDDGGASGDGGSSDDGGSSGDGGVLNDGGSSPDGGDAGVPDAGIPALTVTSLGLGDGRVGQPYAMTLTASGGRAPFTWSFTGTLAAGLTLSTDGALSGTPTAAGSTLFTATVRDAEGQTASARLIVLVQPPLTLFTVGHWNLEWFGAPNQGPANSTSDGGVTDDLQVAGATSVIRDAEAHVWGLVEMVDTVDFNTLLSGLPGSYRGFLANNTTYVLSGTSTYSAGEQKPGIVYDSSLTYRSAQIILTAQAADFGGRPPLRVDFTTRIHGEDAPLVVIVTHMKAFEDMTSYGQRQRSSTALKSYLDQWLPEARVLVIGDWNDDLDHSISTQNGVALPTPYANFLDDPTHYTFLTKVLTDATIRTTTEYNDVIDHTLVTDEVAVDAVPGGVQVLRPDATIPDYARTVSDHYPVITRYDLSGVPGPRVRVTAPLDGTFVVGTPLTVTWRSAGVSTVRIEATYDSGDQWFVVAPSVSASEGTFTWTVPDVESDLVRVRVVDTANASRFDMTPGRIWFTRTAPRVIINELLANEPALPGGTAHEFVELYNTGSAPLDLSGWSLWDALSTRHVFAPGTVLQPGRPLVVFGGSAGFPAGTPDTVAASSGTLSLNNTSDTVQLKRQDGGIVDSVDYFSTVDAVSINRSPDLSPDTSFVLHTTLTPGLQSSPGRRADGGAF, from the coding sequence ATGTCCCTCCCTCGCATCGTCGCGCCCCTGCTCGCCCTACTGCTCGCCGCGTGTCCCAGCTCCACACCGCCGACGCCGGTCGAGCCTTCCGACAGCGGAGTGAAAGCCGACGGCGGCGCGTCCGACGGTGGGGGTGACCAGGCCGATGGCGGCGAGCAGGTCGACGGCGGCGAGCAGGTCGACGGCGGCGAGTCTGTCGACGGCGGCGAGTCTGTCGACGGCGGCGAGTCTGTCGATGGAGGTGAGCCTGGCGACGCGGGTGAGCCCGACGATGGCGGCGCCTCCGGCGATGGCGGTTCGTCGGATGATGGCGGCTCGTCGGGTGACGGCGGTGTGCTGAACGATGGCGGCTCGTCTCCCGATGGCGGCGATGCGGGAGTGCCGGATGCAGGCATTCCGGCGCTCACGGTGACCTCCCTGGGGCTCGGGGACGGACGCGTGGGGCAGCCCTACGCCATGACGCTCACCGCCTCTGGCGGGCGGGCACCGTTCACCTGGAGCTTCACCGGCACGCTGGCCGCGGGGCTCACGCTCTCCACGGACGGCGCCCTGTCCGGCACGCCCACCGCCGCGGGCTCGACGCTCTTCACCGCCACCGTGCGCGACGCGGAGGGACAGACCGCGTCCGCGCGGCTGATCGTGCTGGTGCAGCCGCCCCTCACGCTGTTCACCGTGGGCCACTGGAACCTGGAGTGGTTCGGCGCGCCCAACCAGGGACCGGCCAACTCCACCTCCGACGGCGGCGTGACCGACGACCTCCAGGTCGCGGGGGCGACGAGTGTCATTCGCGACGCGGAGGCCCACGTCTGGGGCCTGGTGGAGATGGTGGACACCGTGGACTTCAACACGCTCCTGTCGGGGCTGCCCGGCAGCTACCGCGGCTTCCTCGCCAACAACACCACCTACGTCCTCAGCGGCACGTCGACGTACTCCGCGGGCGAGCAGAAGCCCGGCATCGTCTACGACAGCTCGCTCACCTACCGCAGCGCCCAGATCATCCTCACCGCGCAGGCCGCCGACTTCGGCGGACGCCCACCGCTGCGCGTGGACTTCACCACCCGCATCCATGGCGAGGACGCGCCGCTGGTCGTCATCGTCACGCACATGAAGGCCTTCGAGGACATGACGTCCTACGGCCAGCGCCAGCGCTCCTCGACCGCCCTCAAGAGCTATCTGGATCAGTGGCTGCCCGAGGCGCGCGTGCTCGTCATCGGCGACTGGAACGATGACCTGGACCACTCCATCTCCACGCAGAACGGCGTCGCGCTGCCCACGCCCTACGCGAACTTCCTGGACGACCCCACGCACTACACCTTCCTCACGAAGGTGCTGACCGACGCCACCATCCGCACCACCACGGAGTACAACGACGTCATCGACCACACGCTCGTCACCGACGAGGTCGCCGTGGACGCGGTGCCCGGTGGCGTCCAGGTGCTCCGGCCCGACGCGACCATTCCGGACTACGCCCGCACCGTCAGCGACCACTACCCCGTCATCACCCGCTACGACCTGAGCGGCGTTCCCGGTCCGCGCGTGCGGGTCACCGCGCCCCTGGACGGCACGTTCGTCGTGGGCACCCCGCTGACGGTCACGTGGCGCTCGGCGGGCGTGAGCACCGTGCGCATCGAGGCCACCTACGACAGCGGCGACCAGTGGTTCGTCGTGGCCCCTTCCGTGAGCGCGAGCGAGGGCACCTTCACGTGGACCGTGCCGGACGTGGAGAGCGACCTGGTGCGCGTGCGCGTGGTGGACACGGCCAACGCGTCGCGCTTCGACATGACCCCCGGCCGCATCTGGTTCACGCGCACGGCGCCCCGCGTGATCATCAACGAGCTGCTCGCCAACGAGCCCGCGCTCCCCGGCGGCACCGCGCACGAGTTCGTGGAGCTCTACAACACGGGCTCCGCCCCGCTGGACCTGTCCGGCTGGAGCCTGTGGGACGCACTGAGCACGCGGCACGTCTTCGCCCCGGGCACGGTGCTTCAACCAGGACGGCCCCTGGTCGTCTTCGGTGGGTCCGCGGGCTTCCCGGCCGGCACGCCCGACACCGTCGCGGCCTCCAGCGGGACGCTGAGCCTCAACAACACGTCGGACACCGTGCAGCTCAAGCGCCAGGATGGCGGCATCGTGGACAGCGTCGATTACTTCAGCACCGTGGACGCGGTGTCCATCAACCGCTCCCCGGACCTGTCGCCGGACACGAGCTTCGTGCTGCACACCACGCTGACGCCCGGGCTGCAGTCCTCACCGGGCCGGCGCGCGGACGGAGGCGCGTTCTAG
- a CDS encoding lamin tail domain-containing protein, with product MLKQSLKRSWLPALVTTVFVTVGTGCGDECVDQFDCRDKGAPPAGQAYTCVENKCELRTLNIPPEEDAGTETDAGTTTDAGTDAGTTTDAGTGGPQACTPACALTDSCDIATNTCTPSSVTTPPADTSAQIAAFIAAPAGALTTPQIVSGAFVTFIKPAVTGSAATEASGFFLQAEANGPAMFVRDSATAVAVGDRVTLNVTEKEIISGLNVAKTVTDLTVVSKNHGVWNLSTATPPGLKVDANAVNSFEDAGTTGVYESRLVTVSGKLEAGAGSGAAFTAFPLITTGEPSPSPLRLRVPTTLSTDLDLVSGCDVTVPTGVVWRFTAQPQVSVFAPEQLTITSCPAPKLTEARPLSGTEVRLTFDRKLDAATVEAADFGITPTVAVSAATTTGNQVSLTTADLTGGTQYTVTVNGEVKDLAGKALDAAAKTATFTGLTPPPTGPSLVINEIDYDNVGTDTAEFVEIYNRGTEAADLTNVKLVFVNGDSTANPRVEYLSFNLADTKDAQGNAVTSLPAGGYIVAAPEPYFTTTTLPAGTLRLIIKTTSGANTDIIQNGTGDGVGLLDYAAGTLLDSVFYETAASNPQNPTFTITTAAGPKSLNFEEGTRTVASDSNSAVGSLQRTPNGNDTNNNNADFAFVATPTPGAPTP from the coding sequence ATGCTGAAGCAGAGCTTGAAGCGGAGCTGGCTGCCGGCGCTCGTGACCACCGTGTTCGTCACGGTCGGCACGGGTTGCGGCGACGAGTGTGTCGATCAGTTCGACTGTCGTGACAAGGGTGCGCCGCCCGCGGGCCAGGCGTACACCTGCGTGGAGAACAAGTGCGAGCTGCGCACGCTGAACATTCCTCCGGAAGAGGACGCCGGCACTGAGACGGACGCCGGCACCACGACGGACGCGGGCACCGACGCCGGCACCACGACGGACGCCGGCACGGGTGGCCCCCAGGCATGCACCCCGGCCTGCGCCCTGACCGATTCCTGCGACATCGCGACGAACACCTGCACGCCCTCCAGCGTCACCACGCCGCCGGCGGATACGAGCGCGCAGATCGCCGCGTTCATCGCGGCCCCGGCGGGCGCGCTGACCACGCCGCAGATCGTGAGCGGCGCGTTCGTGACCTTCATCAAGCCCGCGGTCACGGGCAGCGCGGCCACGGAGGCCTCCGGCTTCTTCCTGCAGGCCGAGGCCAACGGCCCGGCGATGTTCGTGCGCGACTCCGCCACGGCGGTCGCCGTGGGTGACCGCGTGACGCTGAACGTCACGGAGAAGGAGATCATCAGCGGTCTCAACGTGGCGAAGACCGTCACGGACCTGACCGTGGTGAGCAAGAACCACGGCGTGTGGAACCTGAGCACGGCGACGCCCCCGGGCCTGAAGGTGGACGCGAACGCCGTCAACTCCTTCGAGGACGCCGGCACGACCGGCGTCTACGAGAGCCGTCTGGTCACCGTGTCCGGCAAGCTGGAGGCGGGCGCTGGCAGCGGCGCGGCCTTCACCGCCTTCCCGCTGATCACCACGGGTGAGCCGTCCCCCAGCCCCCTGCGCCTGCGCGTGCCCACCACCCTGTCCACGGACCTGGACCTGGTCTCGGGCTGCGACGTGACCGTGCCCACCGGCGTCGTCTGGCGCTTCACCGCCCAGCCGCAGGTGTCCGTGTTCGCGCCGGAGCAGCTCACCATCACCTCCTGCCCCGCGCCGAAGCTCACCGAGGCGCGCCCGCTGAGCGGCACGGAAGTGCGGCTGACGTTCGACCGGAAGCTCGACGCGGCCACCGTGGAGGCGGCGGACTTCGGCATCACGCCGACCGTGGCCGTCTCCGCGGCGACGACGACGGGCAACCAGGTCTCGCTGACCACGGCGGACCTGACGGGTGGCACGCAGTACACGGTGACCGTGAACGGCGAGGTGAAGGACCTGGCCGGAAAGGCCCTGGACGCGGCCGCCAAGACCGCGACGTTCACCGGCCTGACGCCTCCTCCGACGGGCCCGTCGCTGGTCATCAATGAGATCGACTACGACAACGTGGGCACCGACACCGCGGAGTTCGTCGAGATCTACAACCGCGGCACCGAGGCGGCGGACCTGACCAACGTCAAGCTGGTGTTCGTCAACGGCGACTCCACCGCCAACCCGCGCGTGGAGTACCTGAGCTTCAACCTGGCCGACACCAAGGACGCGCAGGGCAACGCGGTCACGTCGCTGCCCGCGGGCGGCTACATCGTCGCGGCGCCCGAGCCGTACTTCACCACGACGACCCTGCCGGCGGGCACGCTGCGGCTGATCATCAAGACGACCTCCGGCGCGAACACCGACATCATCCAGAACGGCACCGGTGACGGCGTGGGCCTGCTCGACTACGCGGCGGGCACGCTCCTCGACAGCGTCTTCTACGAGACGGCTGCCAGCAATCCCCAGAACCCCACGTTCACCATCACCACGGCCGCGGGTCCCAAGTCCCTGAACTTCGAGGAGGGCACGCGCACCGTCGCCTCGGACTCGAACTCCGCCGTGGGCTCGCTGCAGCGGACCCCGAACGGCAACGACACGAACAACAACAACGCGGACTTCGCGTTCGTGGCCACCCCGACGCCGGGCGCTCCGACGCCGTAG
- a CDS encoding NUDIX hydrolase, with amino-acid sequence MSHTYEYPRPAVTVDCVVFGLDEEDLKVLLIQRGVEPYQGRWALPGGFVRMDESLEDAARRELEEEAGLRTSHLEQLYTFGSPDRDPRGRVITVAYFALVKLSQHHLQASTDAREAAWFSVWDTPKLAFDHADVLSTALQRLKGKVRYQPIGFELLPPKFTLSQLQRLYETVLERELDKRNFRKKILAMDLLEELDEVEQDVSHRAARLYRFDHKKYKQLEKAGFNFEL; translated from the coding sequence GTGAGCCACACCTATGAGTACCCGCGCCCTGCGGTGACGGTGGACTGCGTCGTCTTCGGGTTGGACGAAGAGGACCTCAAGGTGCTGCTCATCCAGCGCGGCGTGGAGCCGTACCAGGGCCGGTGGGCGCTGCCCGGCGGCTTCGTGCGCATGGACGAGTCCCTGGAGGACGCCGCGCGCCGTGAGCTGGAGGAAGAAGCGGGCCTGCGCACCAGCCACCTGGAGCAGCTCTACACGTTCGGTTCTCCGGACCGCGACCCCCGGGGCCGCGTCATCACCGTGGCGTACTTCGCGCTGGTGAAGCTGTCCCAGCACCACCTCCAGGCGTCCACCGACGCGCGTGAAGCGGCGTGGTTCTCCGTCTGGGATACGCCGAAGCTCGCGTTCGACCACGCGGACGTGCTGTCCACCGCGCTGCAACGGCTCAAGGGCAAGGTGCGCTACCAGCCCATCGGGTTCGAACTGCTGCCGCCCAAGTTCACGCTGTCGCAGCTCCAGCGGCTGTACGAAACGGTGCTGGAGCGCGAGCTCGACAAGCGCAACTTCCGCAAGAAGATCCTCGCCATGGACCTGCTGGAGGAGCTGGACGAGGTGGAGCAGGACGTCTCCCACCGCGCCGCGCGCCTCTACCGGTTCGACCACAAGAAGTACAAACAGCTCGAGAAGGCCGGCTTCAACTTCGAGCTCTAA
- a CDS encoding PEGA domain-containing protein, with amino-acid sequence MPFRPKPSAFALMLCLLCATASGAAPHRLVVSSGDCRDAELNGQSKAFYDALRARPEQHLLSAPEFAERLFPDSSRSFEDLQRQLDAAQDQFYEGRNARAIQLLDDALSDIRRLPPGEPRWKLFAHAQLLHGLNHRAMGKTKDSDAAFLQVLRLQPKYQLDPDQYAPSIRQAFEKLRRDLAKTPKVKLSLKSTLPAADVYLEGLSVGQTPLTLELPAGAYELTMVKGDAVSFPRQVQAQGADTPLLVDLAYEGSVTAAPFPCLAAADGNEERTWSHAVRLGGTLGVEEVIVVRLERPSSGPKWFAATVLNVDGGQKLREGGFKTQGLDAPGEALSALVDFVTTGRSPSNLVVMNNANGKAPWDAGGARGTASASGTGADLTAPNLLSEDVSSDAAPSTGLRTASYVTVGAGVAALGGAGVVRLLAQKDLNGLEDRRAANGGQLVSTDARAVALRDSLVGKSNVMTGLLVGGGAAVVTGAVLFLVSSPAKPAPVTLGVTADETGAAASVSGTF; translated from the coding sequence ATGCCCTTCCGTCCGAAGCCGTCCGCCTTCGCGCTGATGTTGTGCCTGCTGTGCGCCACCGCCTCGGGAGCCGCGCCCCACCGGCTGGTGGTCTCCAGCGGCGACTGCCGGGACGCGGAGCTGAACGGCCAGTCCAAGGCGTTCTACGACGCCCTCCGCGCCCGCCCCGAACAGCACCTGCTGAGCGCGCCCGAGTTCGCCGAGCGCCTCTTCCCCGACTCCTCGCGCTCCTTCGAGGACCTCCAGCGCCAGCTGGACGCCGCGCAGGACCAGTTCTACGAGGGCCGCAACGCCCGCGCGATTCAGCTCCTGGACGACGCCCTGAGCGACATCCGCCGCCTGCCGCCGGGCGAGCCGCGCTGGAAGCTCTTCGCCCACGCGCAGCTGCTGCACGGGCTCAACCACCGGGCGATGGGGAAGACGAAGGACAGCGACGCGGCCTTCCTCCAGGTGCTGCGCCTCCAGCCGAAGTACCAGTTGGACCCAGACCAGTACGCCCCCTCCATCCGGCAGGCCTTCGAGAAGCTGCGCCGAGACCTGGCCAAGACGCCGAAGGTGAAGCTGTCCCTGAAGTCCACGCTGCCCGCGGCGGACGTGTACCTGGAGGGCCTGAGCGTGGGGCAGACGCCGCTCACGCTGGAGCTGCCCGCGGGCGCGTACGAGCTGACGATGGTGAAGGGGGACGCGGTGAGCTTCCCCCGGCAGGTGCAGGCGCAGGGGGCGGACACGCCGCTGCTGGTGGACCTGGCCTACGAGGGGTCCGTGACGGCCGCGCCCTTCCCGTGCCTCGCCGCCGCGGACGGCAACGAGGAGCGCACCTGGAGCCACGCGGTGCGCCTGGGCGGCACGCTGGGCGTGGAGGAGGTCATCGTCGTGCGGCTGGAGCGCCCGAGCAGCGGGCCCAAGTGGTTCGCCGCCACGGTGCTCAACGTCGACGGCGGGCAGAAGCTGCGCGAGGGCGGCTTCAAGACGCAGGGCCTGGACGCGCCCGGTGAGGCCCTCTCCGCGCTGGTGGACTTCGTCACCACCGGACGCTCGCCCTCCAACCTCGTGGTGATGAACAACGCCAACGGCAAGGCGCCCTGGGACGCGGGCGGCGCGCGGGGCACGGCCAGCGCCTCCGGCACGGGCGCGGACCTCACCGCGCCCAACCTGCTGTCGGAGGACGTCTCCAGCGACGCCGCCCCCAGCACCGGCCTGCGCACGGCGTCGTACGTGACGGTGGGCGCGGGCGTGGCGGCTTTGGGTGGCGCGGGCGTGGTGCGGCTGCTGGCCCAGAAGGACCTGAACGGCCTGGAGGACCGCCGCGCGGCCAATGGCGGCCAGCTGGTGAGCACGGATGCGCGGGCCGTCGCGCTGCGCGACTCTCTGGTGGGCAAGAGCAACGTCATGACGGGGCTGCTCGTGGGCGGCGGCGCGGCGGTCGTCACCGGGGCGGTGCTCTTCCTCGTGTCCTCCCCCGCGAAGCCAGCGCCCGTGACGCTGGGTGTGACGGCGGACGAGACGGGCGCGGCGGCGAGCGTGTCCGGAACGTTCTGA
- a CDS encoding IgA Peptidase M64, producing the protein MRASLLLLLLTASTALAAPRTFRVDYFHTGNATEERFSLERLVVEPLPWPGHPARAIDETNLGKYLFEVRDRKTNRLLFSRGFASIFGEWELTDEAKQAHRTFSESLRFPAPDSPVQVILKKRDAQNAFREIWSLVVDPKDPFVDPSSPPAPGPLLKLLENGPPQDKVDFLIMGDGYTEAERAKFEKDARKLVDILFSYSPFKERKADFNVWGLMPKAAESGISRPSTGVHRRPPLGSTYDAFGAERYILTFDNAALRDTAAFAPYEFVEILSNGNTYGGGGIYGLFSTVAADSLWAPYVFVHEFGHHFAGLADEYYTSAPVYGSAPSERVEPWEKNVTALHDPAQLKWKDLVAPGTPLPTPWNQPAYDAHALQVQQRRQKIRSERKPESEMDALFVAQRDWEEKFLGTQKFSGKVGAFEGAHYEAKGYFRPQMDCMMFTRDRVPFCAVCQRGISEVIDLYAGPTSAPARKSP; encoded by the coding sequence ATGCGCGCTTCCCTCCTGCTGTTGCTGCTCACGGCGAGCACCGCCCTCGCCGCGCCCCGGACGTTCCGCGTCGACTACTTCCACACCGGCAACGCCACCGAGGAGCGCTTCAGCCTGGAGCGGCTGGTGGTGGAGCCCCTGCCCTGGCCGGGCCACCCGGCGCGGGCCATCGACGAGACGAACCTGGGCAAGTACCTCTTCGAGGTGCGGGACCGGAAGACGAACCGGCTGCTGTTCTCGCGCGGCTTCGCCTCCATCTTCGGCGAGTGGGAGCTGACGGACGAGGCGAAGCAGGCCCACCGCACCTTCAGTGAGTCGCTGCGCTTCCCCGCGCCGGACAGCCCCGTCCAGGTCATCCTGAAGAAGCGCGACGCGCAGAACGCCTTCCGCGAAATCTGGTCGCTGGTGGTGGATCCGAAGGACCCCTTCGTGGATCCGTCCTCGCCGCCCGCGCCGGGCCCGCTGCTGAAGCTGCTGGAGAACGGGCCGCCGCAGGACAAGGTGGACTTCCTCATCATGGGGGACGGCTACACGGAGGCGGAGCGCGCCAAGTTCGAGAAGGACGCTCGCAAGCTGGTGGACATCCTCTTCAGCTATTCCCCCTTCAAGGAGCGCAAGGCGGACTTCAACGTCTGGGGGCTGATGCCCAAGGCGGCCGAGTCCGGCATCTCCCGGCCCTCCACCGGCGTCCACCGCCGCCCGCCCCTGGGCTCCACCTACGACGCCTTTGGCGCCGAGCGTTACATCCTCACCTTCGACAACGCCGCGCTGCGTGACACCGCCGCCTTCGCGCCCTACGAGTTCGTGGAGATCCTCTCCAACGGCAACACCTACGGCGGCGGAGGCATCTACGGCCTCTTCAGCACCGTGGCCGCTGACAGCCTCTGGGCCCCCTACGTCTTCGTCCACGAGTTCGGCCACCACTTCGCGGGGCTGGCGGACGAGTACTACACGTCCGCCCCCGTCTACGGCTCCGCGCCCTCGGAGCGGGTGGAGCCCTGGGAGAAGAACGTCACCGCGCTCCACGACCCCGCCCAGCTCAAGTGGAAGGACCTGGTGGCGCCGGGGACCCCGCTGCCCACGCCCTGGAATCAGCCCGCCTATGACGCGCACGCCCTGCAGGTGCAGCAACGCCGGCAGAAGATTCGTTCAGAGCGCAAACCCGAGTCGGAGATGGACGCGCTGTTCGTGGCGCAGCGGGACTGGGAGGAGAAATTCCTGGGCACGCAGAAGTTCTCCGGGAAGGTGGGCGCCTTCGAGGGCGCGCACTACGAGGCGAAGGGCTACTTCCGGCCGCAGATGGACTGCATGATGTTCACGCGGGACCGGGTGCCTTTTTGCGCGGTGTGCCAGCGCGGCATCAGCGAGGTCATCGACCTGTACGCGGGCCCAACGTCCGCCCCTGCACGGAAGAGTCCCTGA
- a CDS encoding LysR family transcriptional regulator encodes MLGNHEALWTLWEVSRAGTHAAAATRLGITASAVGQQLKALERHVGVALFERVGRRARLTPAGAALVARLGEHLPAVDAALEAASEAQRAVRGEVSLGGPWPFFRYWLRPRMPGLLARHPELRLDVRFDVPSRVSRLLLDGALDLGIVGLLPDAPGLEVRPVAQEEFVAVGAPAYLKRWGTPRGARDFGAHRFIAFDADLAMLAPWWRATFGPKEPLPAQVVCRVANLDEMLALVEAGVGLAVLPDYLVAPAVREKRVVTLTPELGRRSARKPRGTLYVAWRRAAAPTARFLAVRDWLLAA; translated from the coding sequence ATGCTTGGCAATCACGAAGCGCTCTGGACGCTGTGGGAGGTCAGCCGGGCGGGCACGCACGCGGCCGCCGCCACGCGCCTGGGCATCACCGCCTCCGCCGTGGGTCAGCAGCTCAAGGCCCTGGAGCGGCACGTGGGCGTGGCGCTGTTCGAACGGGTGGGGCGCCGGGCCCGGCTCACTCCGGCGGGCGCCGCCCTCGTCGCGAGGCTGGGCGAGCACCTGCCCGCGGTGGACGCGGCGTTGGAGGCGGCCTCCGAGGCCCAGCGCGCGGTGCGTGGCGAGGTGTCCCTGGGCGGTCCCTGGCCCTTCTTCCGGTACTGGCTCCGGCCCCGTATGCCGGGCCTGCTGGCGCGGCACCCGGAGCTGCGGCTGGATGTGCGCTTCGACGTGCCCAGCCGCGTGTCACGGCTGTTGCTGGACGGCGCGTTGGACCTGGGCATCGTCGGGCTGTTGCCGGACGCTCCGGGGCTGGAGGTCCGACCGGTGGCACAGGAGGAGTTCGTCGCCGTGGGCGCGCCTGCGTACCTGAAGCGTTGGGGAACACCGCGCGGGGCACGCGACTTCGGTGCGCACCGCTTCATCGCCTTCGATGCGGACCTGGCCATGCTGGCGCCGTGGTGGCGCGCCACCTTCGGACCGAAAGAGCCCCTGCCGGCGCAGGTGGTGTGCCGCGTCGCGAACCTGGACGAGATGCTGGCCCTGGTGGAGGCGGGCGTGGGGCTGGCGGTGTTGCCCGACTACCTGGTGGCGCCCGCAGTGCGCGAGAAGCGGGTCGTGACGCTCACGCCGGAGCTGGGCCGACGCTCCGCGCGGAAGCCTCGGGGAACGCTCTATGTCGCGTGGCGCAGGGCCGCGGCACCCACGGCCCGCTTCCTCGCGGTGCGCGACTGGCTCCTGGCCGCATAG
- a CDS encoding SDR family NAD(P)-dependent oxidoreductase: MDRIWKKKVIVITGASSGIGRATALLLAKKGAHVVLAARREDPLEELAAECESHGVQALVVPTDVADAEAVRKLAEAAVEAFGHFDGWVNNAGVYMLGSLEETPDEAFRQLMETNFFGTVSGARAALARFRRQGYGTLVNVSSTFGTVPAPYLSAYVASKFAVRGFSASLRQELLGTGIDVCTVMPAAIDTPLWRHTANYTGWRIRPVEPVYTPERVARTILRVLRHPQDEVIVGPAGKSFAAMHGLFPRTYERTMRAGTDALHFKGERQGPTPGNIFQPMEEGDTASGGYHGTGKQWLRRLLVAGGLAAAAVTLRRRAAERHLEARLAHALGV, translated from the coding sequence ATGGATCGCATCTGGAAGAAGAAGGTCATCGTCATCACGGGCGCCTCCAGCGGCATTGGCCGGGCCACCGCGCTGCTCCTGGCGAAGAAGGGCGCCCACGTGGTGCTCGCCGCGCGCAGGGAGGACCCCCTGGAGGAGCTGGCGGCCGAGTGCGAGTCCCACGGTGTCCAGGCGCTGGTGGTCCCCACGGACGTGGCGGACGCGGAGGCCGTGCGGAAGCTGGCGGAGGCCGCGGTGGAGGCCTTCGGCCACTTCGACGGCTGGGTGAACAACGCGGGCGTCTACATGCTGGGCAGCCTGGAGGAGACGCCGGACGAGGCGTTCCGCCAGCTCATGGAGACCAACTTCTTCGGCACGGTGAGCGGCGCGCGCGCGGCGCTGGCCCGGTTCCGCCGCCAGGGCTACGGGACGCTCGTCAACGTGTCCTCCACCTTTGGCACCGTGCCCGCGCCGTACCTGAGCGCCTACGTGGCCTCCAAGTTCGCGGTGCGCGGCTTCTCCGCGTCGCTGCGCCAGGAGCTGCTGGGCACGGGTATCGACGTGTGCACGGTGATGCCCGCCGCCATCGACACGCCCCTGTGGCGCCACACCGCCAACTACACCGGCTGGCGCATCCGCCCCGTGGAGCCCGTCTACACGCCGGAGCGCGTGGCCCGCACCATCCTCCGCGTGCTGCGCCACCCCCAGGACGAGGTGATTGTCGGCCCCGCGGGGAAGAGCTTCGCGGCGATGCACGGCCTGTTCCCTCGCACGTACGAGCGCACCATGCGGGCCGGCACGGACGCGCTGCACTTCAAGGGCGAGCGGCAGGGCCCTACCCCCGGCAACATCTTCCAGCCCATGGAGGAGGGGGACACGGCCTCGGGCGGTTACCACGGCACCGGAAAACAATGGCTACGTCGTCTGTTGGTGGCCGGAGGGCTGGCCGCCGCGGCGGTGACGCTGCGCCGGCGTGCGGCCGAGCGGCACCTGGAAGCACGGCTGGCCCACGCCCTGGGGGTGTGA